TCACGGAAGCCCAATATTCCTATCTGTCCAGCCGATCCGTCAAGGAGGTCTTTCATTTTGGGGGGTCGATCCAGGGTATGGTGCCTCCGGGGGTCTACAGGCGCCTTCGCGAGCGTTTTCCTCCGCCCGGGTTGGACATGCGGTAGCGGCGCTCCCACACCGGTCCTCCGACGCTCAGAGGAGGATGGTGCGGGATGTCGCTTCCGTTCTGATTTGTGGATTTGGGATTAGATTTTCCCAAATTTCCGCCGCACGGTGTTCGAAATTCATGATTCTTCGGGCATAGGCCGTGCCGGGAGCGGAAGCTCGCGAGAGCACCGGAAGCGAGGCGGAATCTCGCATACGCCGAAGGAGCGCCCGTCCCGTGCGGTTTGCTCCGAGAACTCTGATGTAGGCGGGGCCGAGGCGTTGTGCCGCCTTGTATTCCCAGTGATCCACCCCCAACAGGATGTGCATGAGGTGTCTTTGAATGCGCCCCCGGGGATAACGCTTGGTGACGCAGGCGTTCACCAGCTCCTCCCAGGACGTGCTGTGTTGTGCCGCGTCGAGGATTCTGTGCTCCAGTCCTTCCCGTAATTCCGCTGAGGAAGCGATTCCTCCCGCTCCGCTCCGGAGAAGGAGGGACCGGAGAATGCGCCAGAGAGCGGTGCGGTCCGCGGTGGTCCGTCCCTCGTCCAGGGACTGCAGCAAAAGGGTCGCGGAGGGTGCGGGCATGGCCCGGCGAAGCGCTTCCCGGTCGTCGCGCCGTGCCATCTCCCGAAGCGCTGTCGCGCTGGCCAGAGCGTCCGGTGTGGGATCGTGGTATCCTTTGCCTTTGCGAAGCACGGGAACGAGGACCAGCCCGTACTGTCCGGAGAGGACGCGACAGGAATAGGCTACGGCGAGGGAATTGTTTGCGCCTCCGAGAAAGCCTTTCCCCTGGGGGAGAAGTGCCTCCACCGCCCTGCTTCGTGCTTCGACGAAGGAATATCCTGCGTCGAGGAAGAACCGCAGCTTCTCCTTGAAGAGCGGGGGTTCCTGAACTAAAATGGCTGCGATAGTATCCAATTCCGAACAGGGATTTTCCATGCCGAAGGACAGATGCGTCACGAGTCCTGTGCGGGCGAGAATGTCCACGCCCGCATTGGCGAAGATTCCGGCGTTCGCGCAGGAAAAAAGGCAAGGCAGCTCGAGAACGAGGTCCGCGCCACAGCTCAGGGCCATGCGTGTGCGTTGCCACTTGTCAAGAAAAGCCGGCTCTCCCCGCTGCACGAAATGAGAGGAAAGAGCTACCACAACTGCATCGGCGGCGCTCATGTCTCTTGCTGTCGTCAAATGATAGGTGTGGCCATTGTGCAACGGATTGTATTCGGCGATAATGCCCACGACGTTCTTTTTCATATCCATTCCCCCCGGAGAAACCATACGTGTCCGGGGTTACTCAGGTCAAGGGAGGTAATCGCGTGAAAGTCCTCGTTTTGAACTGCGGCAGCTCTTCCCTCAAGTACCAGCTCTTTGACATGACTGGTGAGGAGGTTATGGCAAAGGGGCTTGTGGAGCGTATCGGTATCGAGGGTGGACGCATCAAGCATACCAAGACCGGTATGGATTCAGTGGTTTCCGACAGTGATTTCCCGAACCACAAAGTCGCCATTAAGGCGGTTCTCGACTGCCTGCTCCATGGCGAACACGGTTCCCTCCAGAGCCTTGAAGAGCTTCGTGCCGTCGGACATCGGGTCGTTCACGGCGGTGAAAAATTCGCCAAATCCGTGGTCGTCACGGCGGATGTCCTCAGGACCATCGACGAATGCACGCCCTTCGCGCCTCTGCACAACCCCGCGAATCTCCTCGGCATCAAGTCCATGATGGAAATCCTTCCCAAGGTTCCGCAGATCGCCGTTTTCGACACGGCTTTCCATCAGACCATGCCGGAGCGGTCCTTTATCTACGGGGTTCCCTATCACTACTACGAGACGTATCGCGTGCGGCGATTCGGTTTTCACGGAACGAGTCACCTGTACGTGGCGCACCGCGCGGCGGAGATGCTTGGAAAACCTCTCGAAAATCTGAAGATCGTCACTTGCCATCTCGGCAACGGCAGTTCCATCGCCGCCGTGGACGGGGGCAGATCGGTGGACACGACGCTCGGGTTCGGCACCGTCTCGGGGGTGCTCATGGGAACCCGGTGCGGTGACGTTGATCCCGTGGCAGTGCTTCACCTCATGCAGGAAGAAGGACTGGACTCCAAGGCCATGAGTCACGTGCTTCACAAGGATAGCGGTGTGCTGGGAATCTCCGGCATCAGCAGTGACCTCCGTGATGTTGAGGACGCCGCGGCGGGCGGAAACCGCCGGGCGAAACTCGCGCTCGATATCCTCTGCTATGGCGTGAAGAAATATATCGGCGCCTATGCGGCGGCTATGGGAGGACTGGATGCGGTGGTCTTCACCGCCGGAGTCGGGGAGAACTCGGTTCTTGTCCGGGAGATGGTGTGCGAGGGATTGGAATTCCTCGGAGCCCTCTTCGACAAATCCAAGAATGCTGTGCGAGGGAAAGAAGCTTTCATCTGCAAGCCCGATTCCAGGGTGGCGCTTCTCGTCGTTCCCACGAACGAGGAACTTGTCATCGCGAGAGACACCCTGTCGTTGGTTTCCTGAAAAAAGCCGACGTGACATCGGCGAGGTGGTATGCGCGATGATGTGGGAGGCCATGCCGGAATCATGGAATTTTCGTGTTTCCTCAGGGCAAAAGACCCCGGGAGAAGAAAAACACTATTCCTGGGATTTGAGAAACCCCATGGAGATTTTCTATTGGGGGCAGGAATATCGTTTCCCAGAGGGATTTTCCGTGAGGGCGTTGGTCTTCCGGCTGGACGACGCAACGCAAGTGGACCTCCATGTCGAGGGGGCCGCATATGTTCCATGTGCTCGGTGTCTTCGTCTCGTTTCTCTTGCCATAAACGAAAATTTCGTGTATTTTTATAAACTGCGGCCTGAAGGTGATCAAAGCGAAGAAGAGGACGATACGGACCAGGAGCGCTTTGTCATCCTCCGTGAGACGACCGATGTCATTGATATTCGGGAGCAGGTCTGGGAGACACTTCTCGAATCGTTGCCCGCCAAGGCCCTTTGTGACGAAGGATGCCTCGGGATCTGTCCTCGGTGCGGTGCCGACCTGAACGAGAGGTCGTGTGCGTGTGTTCGCGATATGGATCCCCGGCTTGCCGCGTTGTTTCCGTTGCAGGAGAAGAACGAAACCGAAGGAGGAGAACACTGATGGCGGTACCGAAAAGGAGGGTGTCGCACGCGCGCACCCATAACCGGAAGGCCCATTGGCTGGGAGATCTGAGTATGCCCTCCACGGGAACCTGTCCCCATTGCGGGGAGCCCGTGCTGAGCTATCGCGCCTGCCGTGCCTGCGGCCACTACAGAGGACGCAAAGTGGCAGAAGGCAAGGAAGAAGCGTAAGACGCACTTCTTTTTTCTGAGCCCGGAACAGAGAGCGGACGTGATATGGACAGTGCGTCGCTTTTGTTCTCTGTTTCGGGCTGTTTTGTTTTCCCGGAGCTGGTTCGCGAGGTATCTCTGCACTACAAAAGTGATTCTTCCGAAAAACCATTATCCCTCCGAGAAAGAATTCCTTTGGTCCTTTCCCCGGTCTGTCGAGCATCTTTATCGTAAAAAGTGCTCCTCCTGAGAAGAGCTTCTGTGAAACACCTCCGTTCGAAAAACTCCCCGGAAAAATCCTCGTTGCAGCGATGCTCCTTTGCGAAGAGCCTTATGGTTCATGGAGCCACGAAAATGGGTCCAGCGTGTCGGGGCTCCAAGGTATTCCAAGGAAGAATGCGCCACTTTGCTGGAAATCACATTCCCCATCTTGACCAAAAAGCGGGTTCCCCCATATACTTTCTCAGTGGCGGTTACTGTTAATACCTGATGCTAAAAGGAGGGGGTCGCACTGGTTCGGTCGGTGTACCGAAAGCTTCGACATCAGAAGCTTCTCTCCCTTTTGGATTCGGATCCTCTTCGCACCGACGAGGAACTCGCAGGTCTTTTGAGAGCCAGCGTGAGCACGATACGGCTGGACAGAGCCCTGCTCGGCATTCCCGAACTCCGGGAGCGGACGCGACTGATGGCGGAAAAGGCCACCAGTCGTCTCAGATCCCTTCGGTATGATGAGGTCGTGGGTGAACTTGTCGACCTCGAACCCAACGTATGGGGACTTTCCATTCTTCAGACCGATGGGTCCATGGCTTTCCGGCACACTTCCCTCCTGAGTGATCATCATATTTATGCGATGGCAAGTTCCCTGGCCATTGCGGTCATCGGGGCGGACATGGTTATCATGGGTTCCGCCAGGGTCAGGTACAGAGCGCCTGTTTATGTCGGAGACAAACTTGTGGCTCGTGCGAAGGTAGGCACATTCAAGGGGAATAAATTCGTCGTGAGCGTGCGCATTCGTGTCGACGAGGTGGAGAAATTTCTCGGGCGTTTCATTGTTGTGGTCGTTCCCGAGGCGGAGACCACGAAACCCGGTGATTCCCTCTGAAACGCAAACAATGTCGGAGCCTTAGCCGGAGAGAGGTGGAGAGTATGCATCTGGCTCTTGATGTGATGGGGGGAGACCACGCTCCGACGGAAATCTGTCGGGGTGCCGTTCTGGCCTGTCGAGAGTTTCAGGATCTGGAAATCGCCCTCGTCGGGCAGGGGCCTGTGGTGGAAAGAACCCTGGAGGAAATTGGTCACAAGGATGAGAAGAGGCTTCATATCGTTCATGCGGAAGAGACCATCGGCATGGACGAATCTCCCTCGGTGGCAATACGCAAGAAGCGGCAGTCGAGCATGCGGATCGCCATGGAAATGGTGCGTTCCAGGGAGGCGGAGGGATGTGTCTCCGCGGGGAACACCGGAGCCATCGTTGCCGGCGGCGTTCTTGTGGTGGGGCGTATCCCAGGAATCGAACGACCTGCACTTGGCGCACCTCTTCCGGTTCTGAACCGGGTGTCCCTGTTGCTCGACGTGGGAGCCACCGTGCGGTGCAAACCCATACATCTCTATCAATTCGCCGTCATGGGCGAAGTTTACATGCGATGCATCATGGGCGTACAACGTCCTGAAATCGCCCTGCTCTCCAACGGTGAGGAGGAGATCAAGGGAGACGAGGTCGTCATGGAGGCCCGGGAACTCCTGCGGAAGAACTCTTTCCACAGCTTTGTCGGCTACGTGGAGGGAAAAGACGTCCCAAAAGGCGCGGCGGATGTGGTCGTTTGTGACGGGTTCACCGGAAACATTCTTCTCAAGTTTGGCGAAGGAATTGTTCATGGCGTGTACGATCTTCTCCGGGAAGAACTCAGCAGACGTTTGTTGCCCAAGATCGGAATGGTCTTCATGATTCCGATGTTCAAGGATATGTGGCGTCGTTTCGATTACGAACAGTACGGCGGTACTCCGTTGCTCGGGGTGGATGGTGCAGTTGTGAAAGCTCACGGCAGGTCGAAAGCCATGGCGATTTCGAGCGCTCTCCGGGTTGCCAGGGATTTTGCCCAGAGAAAAGGCGTTGCCATGATTCGGGAGGAATTGCTCCAGAGAGGAGATGCTCCATGAGTTTGTTCTCCGGGAAAGCAGTGAGCCTTTGGGGAATCGGCATGCATGTTCCCGAACGCATTCTGACGAATCAGGAACTGGAGCAAATGGTGGACACGTCGAACGAATGGATTCTGGAACGCACAGGAATCCGAGAGCGGCATATCGTCGCTCCGGAGAAACAGACGAGCGATTTGGCTGTCGAGGCAGGCAGAATCGCTCTCGAACGGGCGGGACTCGCTCCGGAAGAGTTGGACATGGTCATTGTGGCCACGAATTCCCCCGACACGATTTTCCCTTGTACCGCCGCGAAGGTTCAGGGGAAGCTTGGAGCGAAAAAGGCGGGCGCTTTCGATGTGCAGTCGGGCTGCACCGGGTGCGTGTACGCCTTGACCGTTGCCGTCTCTGGAATCGCCGCAGGCGTTTGGAGGCATGTTCTGGTCATCGGGGCTGAAGCGCTTTCCCGTCTCATCAACTGGCAGGACAGAAACACCTGCGTTCTTTTCGGGGATGGAGCCGGAGCGTGCGTACTCGGCCCCCGCCGGGAAGGAGACGGCCGATTCATTGCCGCGTCGCTTCGGGCGGACGGAACGAAACATGACCTCATCAGTCTTCCTGCCGGTGGTTCGGAAAGACCCGCCTCGAAGGAGACCCTCGAAGAGGGAGCTCATTTTGTGCATATGAAAGGTAACGAGGTCTTCAAGTTCGTCAACAGGGAATTGCCTCCGTTCCTTCAGTCCTTCTGCGAGAGTTCGGGGGTCGAGCCGGGACACGTGGACTGGTGGATCTTTCACCAGGCGAACTGGCGTATTATGGATGGCATTCTCAGGCGCTTCGGCGTTTCCCCGGAGCGTGCCGTGGTGAATCTGGACCGGTACGGAAACACCTCGGCCGCGTCGGTTTTTCTGGCTCTTTGCGAAGCCCTCGACGACGGTCGGATCCGGAAAGGACAAAAGATGGTCATCAACAGCTTCGGAGCGGGCATGACCTACGGTGCGATTCTCCTTGAAGTGTGAGGTGAAGGGTGATGCGATTCTCCACGAAACTGAACGAGCTGCTTCGTATTGACTATCCCATTCTCCAGGGTGGAATGGCCTGGGTCGCGGATGCTCAGCTTGCGGCTGCGGTGAGCAACGGAGGCGGTCTCGGCATCATTGCCGCGGCGAACGTGCCGCCGGAGATCCTGGACCAGGAACTCGCCAAGGTTCGCACACTCACGGACAAACCCTTCGGACTGAATATCATGCTCCTCTCTCCGACGGCCGAGGACGCACTGCTTCTCGCAGAACGACACAAGGTGCCCGTGGTCACCACCGGAGCAGGCGCTCCCGGGAAAATCATCGATCGCCTGAAACCGTTGGGAACCGTTGTCATTCCCGTGATCGCCTCGGTGGCGCACGCGAAGAGAGTAGTCAAGCAAGGTGCGGACGCGGTGGTCGCGGAAGGCTTGGAATCGGGGGGGCACATCGGCGAAACCTCCACCATGTCCCTGGTGCCGCAGGTGGTGGACGCCGTTTCTGTTCCCGTGATTGCCGCGGGGGGAATCGCGGACGGCCGCGGAATCGTCGCTGCGTTGGCCCTTGGCGCGGAGGGTGTGCAGGTGGGAACTCGATTTGTCTGCGCCGCTGAATGCACGGCTCACCGCAACTACAAGGAGATGATTCTCAAGGCGGGAGACCGGAGCACGACGGTGACAGGGCGTCCCACGGGGCATCCCGTCCGCTGCCTGAAGAACAAACTTTCCCAGGCGTTCGAGGAATTGGAGAGGGCGTCCGCCAGTTTGG
Above is a genomic segment from Aminiphilus circumscriptus DSM 16581 containing:
- a CDS encoding DUF177 domain-containing protein; the protein is MEIFYWGQEYRFPEGFSVRALVFRLDDATQVDLHVEGAAYVPCARCLRLVSLAINENFVYFYKLRPEGDQSEEEDDTDQERFVILRETTDVIDIREQVWETLLESLPAKALCDEGCLGICPRCGADLNERSCACVRDMDPRLAALFPLQEKNETEGGEH
- a CDS encoding acetate/propionate family kinase, producing MKVLVLNCGSSSLKYQLFDMTGEEVMAKGLVERIGIEGGRIKHTKTGMDSVVSDSDFPNHKVAIKAVLDCLLHGEHGSLQSLEELRAVGHRVVHGGEKFAKSVVVTADVLRTIDECTPFAPLHNPANLLGIKSMMEILPKVPQIAVFDTAFHQTMPERSFIYGVPYHYYETYRVRRFGFHGTSHLYVAHRAAEMLGKPLENLKIVTCHLGNGSSIAAVDGGRSVDTTLGFGTVSGVLMGTRCGDVDPVAVLHLMQEEGLDSKAMSHVLHKDSGVLGISGISSDLRDVEDAAAGGNRRAKLALDILCYGVKKYIGAYAAAMGGLDAVVFTAGVGENSVLVREMVCEGLEFLGALFDKSKNAVRGKEAFICKPDSRVALLVVPTNEELVIARDTLSLVS
- the fabK gene encoding enoyl-[acyl-carrier-protein] reductase FabK; translated protein: MRFSTKLNELLRIDYPILQGGMAWVADAQLAAAVSNGGGLGIIAAANVPPEILDQELAKVRTLTDKPFGLNIMLLSPTAEDALLLAERHKVPVVTTGAGAPGKIIDRLKPLGTVVIPVIASVAHAKRVVKQGADAVVAEGLESGGHIGETSTMSLVPQVVDAVSVPVIAAGGIADGRGIVAALALGAEGVQVGTRFVCAAECTAHRNYKEMILKAGDRSTTVTGRPTGHPVRCLKNKLSQAFEELERASASLEEFERLGAGRLRKAVVEGDVEWGSVMAGQIAGLVKDVKPAGQIIEEMFEQAREILGRLAR
- a CDS encoding tRNA(Met) cytidine acetate ligase, whose protein sequence is MKKNVVGIIAEYNPLHNGHTYHLTTARDMSAADAVVVALSSHFVQRGEPAFLDKWQRTRMALSCGADLVLELPCLFSCANAGIFANAGVDILARTGLVTHLSFGMENPCSELDTIAAILVQEPPLFKEKLRFFLDAGYSFVEARSRAVEALLPQGKGFLGGANNSLAVAYSCRVLSGQYGLVLVPVLRKGKGYHDPTPDALASATALREMARRDDREALRRAMPAPSATLLLQSLDEGRTTADRTALWRILRSLLLRSGAGGIASSAELREGLEHRILDAAQHSTSWEELVNACVTKRYPRGRIQRHLMHILLGVDHWEYKAAQRLGPAYIRVLGANRTGRALLRRMRDSASLPVLSRASAPGTAYARRIMNFEHRAAEIWENLIPNPQIRTEATSRTILL
- the rpmF gene encoding 50S ribosomal protein L32, whose translation is MAVPKRRVSHARTHNRKAHWLGDLSMPSTGTCPHCGEPVLSYRACRACGHYRGRKVAEGKEEA
- the plsX gene encoding phosphate acyltransferase PlsX; protein product: MHLALDVMGGDHAPTEICRGAVLACREFQDLEIALVGQGPVVERTLEEIGHKDEKRLHIVHAEETIGMDESPSVAIRKKRQSSMRIAMEMVRSREAEGCVSAGNTGAIVAGGVLVVGRIPGIERPALGAPLPVLNRVSLLLDVGATVRCKPIHLYQFAVMGEVYMRCIMGVQRPEIALLSNGEEEIKGDEVVMEARELLRKNSFHSFVGYVEGKDVPKGAADVVVCDGFTGNILLKFGEGIVHGVYDLLREELSRRLLPKIGMVFMIPMFKDMWRRFDYEQYGGTPLLGVDGAVVKAHGRSKAMAISSALRVARDFAQRKGVAMIREELLQRGDAP
- a CDS encoding beta-ketoacyl-ACP synthase III, producing MSLFSGKAVSLWGIGMHVPERILTNQELEQMVDTSNEWILERTGIRERHIVAPEKQTSDLAVEAGRIALERAGLAPEELDMVIVATNSPDTIFPCTAAKVQGKLGAKKAGAFDVQSGCTGCVYALTVAVSGIAAGVWRHVLVIGAEALSRLINWQDRNTCVLFGDGAGACVLGPRREGDGRFIAASLRADGTKHDLISLPAGGSERPASKETLEEGAHFVHMKGNEVFKFVNRELPPFLQSFCESSGVEPGHVDWWIFHQANWRIMDGILRRFGVSPERAVVNLDRYGNTSAASVFLALCEALDDGRIRKGQKMVINSFGAGMTYGAILLEV
- the fapR gene encoding transcription factor FapR produces the protein MVRSVYRKLRHQKLLSLLDSDPLRTDEELAGLLRASVSTIRLDRALLGIPELRERTRLMAEKATSRLRSLRYDEVVGELVDLEPNVWGLSILQTDGSMAFRHTSLLSDHHIYAMASSLAIAVIGADMVIMGSARVRYRAPVYVGDKLVARAKVGTFKGNKFVVSVRIRVDEVEKFLGRFIVVVVPEAETTKPGDSL